One region of Drosophila subobscura isolate 14011-0131.10 chromosome J, UCBerk_Dsub_1.0, whole genome shotgun sequence genomic DNA includes:
- the LOC117895080 gene encoding venom dipeptidyl peptidase 4 isoform X2, whose translation MSGNDVSVTETAQSDQNLMYSKEKKRRVRIILSIVTAVIAVALLATALVFILKTDKDNGSSSDNSGSNGIDLEDVLSGQLYAKRFNGSWSNGNTVLYKDNASIMEYDVKTGVRTPLLHNAAHYVLYEKSADGDLLLLAKNYKKNFRYSFLAEYDIYNFSTNKILPLTIQNQQLYLSMVQWAPVGNALIINYDRNLYYKKSALEPEIAITSDEQAGILNGIPDWVYEEEVFSSNVATWFNPSGTQLAFIKFDDSSTHLINFPYYGEAGDLRYQYPLHQVIAYPKAGSSNPRVELVMVDLVRAASGGDFITVMPVPPALNTETDYIVTVVSWVDDAHVLSIWMNRIQNAAYVVTFDGLNRKVIYSTESKTGWVDLYTAPFRNRNGSRLAVVLPHNNYKHLQLLSSSVGSTEQQQLEPLTEGKYVVDSILHWDATNDVIFYTANTEEHPEQLHLYAIRAQAKQNAKCLTCKLIKSGDVEQTYFSATFNDNNYLVLTSLGPGIPTAHLYEWKYVDSQVVITNMLDWETNEALRTKLKGVALPSHKILTVNIDGGFQAKVLLQLPPNLDTSGKTKYPMLVDVYGGPDSYSVTNKWMLDWGTYLTSNQSVIYAKIDGRGSGLRGESLLHAIYLQLGTVEISDQITVTQNLTELYNYIDPEHIGIWGWSYGGYAAAMALANDGTEVFKCAASIAPVTDWAYYDSIYTERYMALPNTNEVGYANSRLSTRAQKLRGKKYLLVHGTLDDNVHYQQAMILAKNLERHDILFKQISYADEDHGLSNVRPHLYHSLDRFFGECFASSRLMKSAK comes from the exons ATGTCTGGTAATGATGTTTCGGTGACTGAGACAGCACAAAGCGATCAG aacctCATGTATTCCAAGGAAAAAAAGCGACGAGTGCGGATCATTCTCAGCATTGTAACGGCTGTCATTGCCGTTGCTCTGTTGGCCACCGCCCTCGTGTTTATCCTCAAAACGGATAAggacaatggcagcagctccgacAACTCTGGAAGCAATGGGATAGATCTGGAGGATGTGCTGAGCGGTCAATTATATGCTAAGCGCTTTAATGGCAGCTGGAGCAATGGTAACACTGTGCTCTATAAGGATAATGCG TCCATCATGGAGTACGACGTCAAGACAGGAGTTCGCACGCCGTTGCTCCACAATGCGGCGCATTACGTGCTGTACGAGAAGTCCGCGGATGGGGATCTTCTGCTCCTGGCCAAGAACTACAAGAAGAACTTCCGGTACAGCTTCCTGGCCGAGTACGATATATACAACTTCAGCACGAACAAGATTTTGCCTCTGACCATTCAGAACCAGCAGCTATATCTGAGCATGGTACAGTGGGCGCCGGTAGGCAATGCTCTCATCATCAACTACGATCGCAATCTGTACTACAAGAAGAGCGCCCTGGAGCCGGAGATAGCTATAACCAGCGACGAGCAGGCCGGCATCCTTAACGGCATTCCGGATTGGGTGTATGAGGAGGAGGTCTTCAGCTCCAATGTGGCTACCTGGTTCAACCCTTCAGGCACTCAGCTGGCCTTCATTAAGTTCGATGACTCGTCTACGCATCTCATCAATTTCCCCTACTACGGCGAGGCAGGCGATCTTCGCTACCAGTACCCCCTGCATCAGGTGATTGCCTATCCCAAGGCGGGTTCCTCAAATCCTCGCGTTGAGTTGGTCATGGTCGATCTAGTGCGTGCGGCCTCCGGTGGGGACTTCATCACTGTTATGCCCGTCCCACCTGCTCTCAACACGGAAACGGATTACATTGTCACAGTCGTCAGTTGGGTGGACGATGCACACGTCCTCTCCATCTGGATGAATCGCATTCAAAATGCCGCTTACGTGGTAACCTTCGATGGACTTAATCGGAAAGTG ATATATAGCACAGAATCAAAAACTGGTTGGGTAGATCTTTACACGGCCCCCTTCCGAAACCGCAACGGATCCCGCCTGGCCGTCGTCCTGCCCCACAACAACTACAagcatctgcagctgctcagCTCAAGTGTGGGCagcacggagcagcagcagctcgagccGCTGACCGAGGGAAAGTACGTGGTGGACAGTATTCTTCACTGGGACGCCACCAACGATGTGATCTTCTACACAGCCAACACTGAGGAGCACCCAGAGCAGTTGCATCTGTATGCCATTAGAGCCCAGGCAAAGCAGAACGCCAAGTGCTTGACCTGCAAACTGATCAAATCGGGGGATGTGGAACAGACATACTTCTCGGCGACGTTCAATGACAATAACTATCTGGTACTTACCTCGTTGGGACCTGGCATCCCCACCGCCCACCTATATGAGTGGAAATATGTAGACT CTCAGGTTGTCATCACGAATATGCTCGATTGGGAAACTAATGAGGCACTACGGACCAAGCTGAAGGGTGTGGCCCTGCCCTCCCACAAGATTCTGACGGTAAACATTGATGGCGGCTTCCAGGCCAAGGTTCTCCTACAGCTGCCTCCCAACTTAGATACCAGCGGCAAAACCAAATATCCAATGTTGGTGGATGTCTATGGGGGACCCGACTCGTATTCC GTAACCAACAAATGGATGCTGGACTGGGGCACTTATCTAACTTCGAACCAGTCGGTGATCTATGCCAAAATTGATGGGCGTGGCTCGGGACTGCGTGGCGAAAGTCTGCTGCATGCCATCTACCTACAGTTGGGCACTGTGGAGATCAGTGATCAGATCACGGTTACTCA AAACCTCACCGAACTATACAACTACATTGACCCCGAGCATATTGGCATTTGGGGATGGTCATATGGTGGCTATGCGGCGGCCATGGCTTTGGCCAATGATGGTACTGAAGTGTTCAAGTGTGCAGCTTCCATAGCTCCGGTCACAGATTGGGCCTACTACG ATTCCATTTATACGGAGCGTTATATGGCCTTGCCCAATACCAACGAGGTGGGCTATGCCAACTCCAGGCTGAGCACGCGTGCCCAAAAGTTGAGGGGCAAGAAATATCTGCTCGTCCATGGCACACTCGATGACAATGTGCACTACCAACAGGCCATGATTCTGGCAAAGAACCTGGAGCGTCACGATATACTCTTCAAGCAGATT AGCTATGCTGATGAGGATCATGGTCTGTCTAATGTGCGCCCGCATTTGTATCATTCATTGGATCGCTTCTTTGGCGAGTGCTTTGCCAGCAGTCGCCTtatgaaaagtgcaaaataa
- the LOC117895083 gene encoding mucin-5AC: MTSGPGGGGGSGQPAHSSAAATTVSSNSRCNTPSTAAATSSTATASSGGGALQRRILRGHAAQTTSGERVLLINYVPQSGSQTGSGAASTSAGSNQSTSQLPTRKVLQARATAGTAAAASAGGGVSASPSTVSGTSTSTPAVSFAGLGSEVTVTLTRTNQRASVTSVTAAGHIVRNQQSAYHHTTTTATSSTSTSTTAMHEPIQHIATPTTPPPLVFTHHPHHIHYHQEDQLVDHHQLEQEQMNIDHNQQTEADQLIEYDGGGIEDQHHQLQLQDDLHDPQQQQQHEVVQEVYLQ; the protein is encoded by the coding sequence ATGACCAGCGGCcctggaggaggcggaggGAGTGGGCAGCCGGCGCACAGTAgtgcagcggcaacaacagtgagcagcaacagcagatgcAACACaccatcgacagcagcagcaacatcttcAACGGCAACAGCATCCTCCGGAGGAGGAGCATTGCAGCGTCGCATACTGCGCGGTCATGCAGCGCAGACAACCAGCGGCGAACGTGTTCTGCTCATCAACTACGTGCCCCAGTCGGGATCCCAAACGGGATCGggagcagcatccacatcggCTGGCTCAAACCAAAGCACGTCCCAATTGCCCACTCGTAAAGTTCTCCAGGCCAGAGCCACggcaggaacagcagcggcagcatcagctgGGGGAGGAGTAAGTGCATCCCCCTCGACTGTTTCTGgaacatccacatccacgccAGCTGTCTCTTTTGCCGGTTTGGGCTCTGAGGTGACGGTTACGTTGACGCGAACCAACCAGCGCGCCAGCGTCACCAGTGTCACCGCCGCTGGTCATATTGTACGGAACCAACAATCAGCTTATCACCACACAACGACCACCGCCACATCATCGACATCGACCAGCACGACAGCCATGCACGAGCCGATCCAGCACATAGCAACGCCAACGACGCCACCACCACTCGTTTTCACTCATCATCCGCATCACATCCACTACCATCAGGAGGATCAGCTGGTGGATCATCATCAGCTGGAACAGGAGCAGATGAATATCGATCACAATCAGCAGACGGAGGCTGATCAGTTGATCGAGTACGATGGTGGGGGAATCGAAGATCAGCATCATCAGTTGCAATTGCAGGACGATCTCCACGatccgcagcaacagcagcaacatgaagTTGTCCAAGAGGTTTATCTCCAGTAA
- the LOC117895080 gene encoding venom dipeptidyl peptidase 4 isoform X1, producing the protein MSGNDVSVTETAQSDQYHVPPTANAAAHHQYYRYQKQQNQQQQQLQQSCVRQQQRQLQWEQQLQSQLANSSSEFDEFHWPIKQPQQGGTTGGGGKIYITPADIPPPPHPPQQSGNSHHNGNKSRQHHSHPRAHQHQHGPLTTPAHRTPPHRCKCEHPNIELMDCEEAVIASTTATNTSANVTMHRHQHPPYYYKAGTSARRHSGKLHESMLVGGSSLDDDDLASIGNGMSRFKNLMYSKEKKRRVRIILSIVTAVIAVALLATALVFILKTDKDNGSSSDNSGSNGIDLEDVLSGQLYAKRFNGSWSNGNTVLYKDNASIMEYDVKTGVRTPLLHNAAHYVLYEKSADGDLLLLAKNYKKNFRYSFLAEYDIYNFSTNKILPLTIQNQQLYLSMVQWAPVGNALIINYDRNLYYKKSALEPEIAITSDEQAGILNGIPDWVYEEEVFSSNVATWFNPSGTQLAFIKFDDSSTHLINFPYYGEAGDLRYQYPLHQVIAYPKAGSSNPRVELVMVDLVRAASGGDFITVMPVPPALNTETDYIVTVVSWVDDAHVLSIWMNRIQNAAYVVTFDGLNRKVIYSTESKTGWVDLYTAPFRNRNGSRLAVVLPHNNYKHLQLLSSSVGSTEQQQLEPLTEGKYVVDSILHWDATNDVIFYTANTEEHPEQLHLYAIRAQAKQNAKCLTCKLIKSGDVEQTYFSATFNDNNYLVLTSLGPGIPTAHLYEWKYVDSQVVITNMLDWETNEALRTKLKGVALPSHKILTVNIDGGFQAKVLLQLPPNLDTSGKTKYPMLVDVYGGPDSYSVTNKWMLDWGTYLTSNQSVIYAKIDGRGSGLRGESLLHAIYLQLGTVEISDQITVTQNLTELYNYIDPEHIGIWGWSYGGYAAAMALANDGTEVFKCAASIAPVTDWAYYDSIYTERYMALPNTNEVGYANSRLSTRAQKLRGKKYLLVHGTLDDNVHYQQAMILAKNLERHDILFKQISYADEDHGLSNVRPHLYHSLDRFFGECFASSRLMKSAK; encoded by the exons ATGTCTGGTAATGATGTTTCGGTGACTGAGACAGCACAAAGCGATCAG TATCATGTGCCACCCACTGCCAATGCTGCTGCACATCATCAATATTATCGCTACCAGAAGCAAcagaaccagcaacagcagcagctgcaacagagcTGCGtgcgacagcaacaaagacAATTACAGTGGGAGCAACAGCTTCAATCCCAACTGGCAAACAGCTCCAGCGAGTTTGACGAGTTCCATTGGCCCAtcaagcagccgcagcaaggTGGCACCACAGGTGGAGGAGGGAAAATCTATATAACACCTGCAGACATTCCGCCGCCGCCCCATCCGCCCCAACAGAGCGGCAACAGTCATCACAATGGCAACAAGAGTAGGCAGCACCATTCTCATCCACGTGCCCATCAGCACCAGCATGGACCATTGACAACGCCGGCACACCGAACACCTCCGCACCGCTGCAAATGTGAGCATCCCAACATCGAGCTGATGGACTGCGAGGAGGCCGTGATAGCCAGTACCACCGCCACCAACACCTCGGCCAATGTAACCATGCACCGCCACCAGCATCCGCCCTACTACTACAAGGCAGGAACCAGCGCCCGGAGACACAGTGGCAAGCTTCACGAGTCCATGCTGGTCGGAGGCAGTAGTCTGGATGATGACGATTTGGCCAGCATTGGAAATGGCATGTCGCGGTTTAAG aacctCATGTATTCCAAGGAAAAAAAGCGACGAGTGCGGATCATTCTCAGCATTGTAACGGCTGTCATTGCCGTTGCTCTGTTGGCCACCGCCCTCGTGTTTATCCTCAAAACGGATAAggacaatggcagcagctccgacAACTCTGGAAGCAATGGGATAGATCTGGAGGATGTGCTGAGCGGTCAATTATATGCTAAGCGCTTTAATGGCAGCTGGAGCAATGGTAACACTGTGCTCTATAAGGATAATGCG TCCATCATGGAGTACGACGTCAAGACAGGAGTTCGCACGCCGTTGCTCCACAATGCGGCGCATTACGTGCTGTACGAGAAGTCCGCGGATGGGGATCTTCTGCTCCTGGCCAAGAACTACAAGAAGAACTTCCGGTACAGCTTCCTGGCCGAGTACGATATATACAACTTCAGCACGAACAAGATTTTGCCTCTGACCATTCAGAACCAGCAGCTATATCTGAGCATGGTACAGTGGGCGCCGGTAGGCAATGCTCTCATCATCAACTACGATCGCAATCTGTACTACAAGAAGAGCGCCCTGGAGCCGGAGATAGCTATAACCAGCGACGAGCAGGCCGGCATCCTTAACGGCATTCCGGATTGGGTGTATGAGGAGGAGGTCTTCAGCTCCAATGTGGCTACCTGGTTCAACCCTTCAGGCACTCAGCTGGCCTTCATTAAGTTCGATGACTCGTCTACGCATCTCATCAATTTCCCCTACTACGGCGAGGCAGGCGATCTTCGCTACCAGTACCCCCTGCATCAGGTGATTGCCTATCCCAAGGCGGGTTCCTCAAATCCTCGCGTTGAGTTGGTCATGGTCGATCTAGTGCGTGCGGCCTCCGGTGGGGACTTCATCACTGTTATGCCCGTCCCACCTGCTCTCAACACGGAAACGGATTACATTGTCACAGTCGTCAGTTGGGTGGACGATGCACACGTCCTCTCCATCTGGATGAATCGCATTCAAAATGCCGCTTACGTGGTAACCTTCGATGGACTTAATCGGAAAGTG ATATATAGCACAGAATCAAAAACTGGTTGGGTAGATCTTTACACGGCCCCCTTCCGAAACCGCAACGGATCCCGCCTGGCCGTCGTCCTGCCCCACAACAACTACAagcatctgcagctgctcagCTCAAGTGTGGGCagcacggagcagcagcagctcgagccGCTGACCGAGGGAAAGTACGTGGTGGACAGTATTCTTCACTGGGACGCCACCAACGATGTGATCTTCTACACAGCCAACACTGAGGAGCACCCAGAGCAGTTGCATCTGTATGCCATTAGAGCCCAGGCAAAGCAGAACGCCAAGTGCTTGACCTGCAAACTGATCAAATCGGGGGATGTGGAACAGACATACTTCTCGGCGACGTTCAATGACAATAACTATCTGGTACTTACCTCGTTGGGACCTGGCATCCCCACCGCCCACCTATATGAGTGGAAATATGTAGACT CTCAGGTTGTCATCACGAATATGCTCGATTGGGAAACTAATGAGGCACTACGGACCAAGCTGAAGGGTGTGGCCCTGCCCTCCCACAAGATTCTGACGGTAAACATTGATGGCGGCTTCCAGGCCAAGGTTCTCCTACAGCTGCCTCCCAACTTAGATACCAGCGGCAAAACCAAATATCCAATGTTGGTGGATGTCTATGGGGGACCCGACTCGTATTCC GTAACCAACAAATGGATGCTGGACTGGGGCACTTATCTAACTTCGAACCAGTCGGTGATCTATGCCAAAATTGATGGGCGTGGCTCGGGACTGCGTGGCGAAAGTCTGCTGCATGCCATCTACCTACAGTTGGGCACTGTGGAGATCAGTGATCAGATCACGGTTACTCA AAACCTCACCGAACTATACAACTACATTGACCCCGAGCATATTGGCATTTGGGGATGGTCATATGGTGGCTATGCGGCGGCCATGGCTTTGGCCAATGATGGTACTGAAGTGTTCAAGTGTGCAGCTTCCATAGCTCCGGTCACAGATTGGGCCTACTACG ATTCCATTTATACGGAGCGTTATATGGCCTTGCCCAATACCAACGAGGTGGGCTATGCCAACTCCAGGCTGAGCACGCGTGCCCAAAAGTTGAGGGGCAAGAAATATCTGCTCGTCCATGGCACACTCGATGACAATGTGCACTACCAACAGGCCATGATTCTGGCAAAGAACCTGGAGCGTCACGATATACTCTTCAAGCAGATT AGCTATGCTGATGAGGATCATGGTCTGTCTAATGTGCGCCCGCATTTGTATCATTCATTGGATCGCTTCTTTGGCGAGTGCTTTGCCAGCAGTCGCCTtatgaaaagtgcaaaataa
- the LOC117895087 gene encoding thioredoxin-2 — MAGAPKKVIVVESKTNFDSIIGEAGNKHILVEFYATWCGPCALIGPRLEQMANEYAGRMLILKIDVDDHEELAIEYEVTSMPTFLIIKNKVTLAQFVGSNAEKVESTVEKFVGKPEGIKTDIPEGAGTSSAVAESAKNALATGGAEKRFMKKPTMDKK, encoded by the coding sequence ATGGCTGGCGCTCCCAAGAAGGTAATCGTGGTCGAGTCGAAAACCAATTTCGACAGCATCATCGGCGAGGCGGGCAACAAGCATATTCTGGTGGAGTTCTATGCCACCTGGTGCGGTCCCTGTGCCCTCATCGGGCCGCGACTCGAGCAGATGGCCAACGAGTATGCCGGGCGCATGCTCATCCTCAAGATCGATGTCGACGACCACGAGGAGCTGGCCATCGAGTACGAGGTCACCAGCATGCCTACCTTCCTAATCATCAAAAACAAGGTGACCCTAGCCCAGTTTGTCGGTAGCAACGCAGAGAAGGTCGAAAGCACTGTGGAGAAGTTTGTCGGCAAGCCGGAAGGAATTAAGACTGACATACCCGAGGGTGCTGGAACCTCGAGCGCCGTGGCCGAGTCCGCCAAGAATGCCTTGGCAACGGGTGGAGCAGAGAAAAGGTTCATGAAGAAGCCAACCATGGATAAGAAGTGA